The following are encoded together in the Choristoneura fumiferana chromosome 4, NRCan_CFum_1, whole genome shotgun sequence genome:
- the LOC141427188 gene encoding uncharacterized protein — protein MAINLYKGVSIHNFHEVCGRWSARRRRRRTPIRLREDPQLCFADSLRQSVDNDIRYRQTPDQHNSYRHILDDMVDMRKRAMKDEMKRNLEYERKMQTMDSPWGKPGPGGTTWRNPRNVGLNFSNSMGWTDNDIFTKLHLEHKRYKRSSLALPNVKRDDDSKEKYTSDKETMKSNDVKLPDIKQTNSPKTKCQEEHRKEPNKTSNGKELKEDGSATIVKEKVKSNKKKKFVKRLSNGEKIKRLVPEDDDKEDGNKGSGNVRDGNQLTPEERILRMTGGVELVPLLARRRRVGARTLHSSDVTRPPDQLCQWREILNEDYLRELKHQMTVKSQKKEETRLNSAESVRLHHATWESLWGRPGHGAPQRGRYARSNLARLLYVTPLVNK, from the exons ATGGCTATAAATCTATATAAG GGCGTGTCAATCCACAACTTCCACGAGGTGTGCGGGCGCTggtcggcgcggcgccggcgccggcgcacgcCGATTCGCCTGCGCGAGGACCCGCAGCTCTGCTTCGCCGACAGCCTGCGCCAGAGCGTCGACAATGACATCCGGTATCGCCAGACGCCCGACCAGCACAACTCGTATCGCCATATATTAG ATGATATGGTTGATATGCGGAAAAGAGCCATGAAAGACGAAATGAAGCGAAATTTGGAATACGAACGAAAAATG CAAACTATGGACAGCCCTTGGGGTAAACCTGGACCTGGAGGAACCACATGGAGAAACCCACGAAACGTTGGCTTGAATTTTTCCAATTCTATG GGTTGGACCGATAACGATATATTTACTAAATTGCATTTAGAACATAAACGCTATAAGAGATCTTCACTGGCTTTGCCCAATGTAAAGAGAGATGATgattcaaaagaaaaatatacatcTGACAAAGAAACCATGAAATCTAACGATGTAAAACTACCCGACATCAAACAAACGAACAGCCCAAAAACTAAATGTCAAGAAGAGCACAGGAAGGAACCTAATAAAACTAGCAACGGTAAAGAATTAAAAGAGGACGGTTCTGCAACGATAGTAAAAGAAAAGGTTAAAtctaataaaaagaagaaatttGTTAAAAGGCTATCGAACGGTGAGAAGATAAAGCGTTTGGTACCAGAGGATGACGATAAGGAAGATGGTAATAAAGGCTCGGGAAATGTGAGGGATGGTAATCAGTTGACGCCGGAGGAGAGGATCCTGCGCATGACGGGGGGCGTGGAGCTGGTgccgctgctggcgcggcgccggcgcgtcGGCGCACGTACGCTTCACTCCAGCGACGTCACGCGCCCACCCGACCAGCTCTGCCA GTGGCGTGAAATTTTAAATGAGGATTATTTGAGAGAATTAAAACATCAGATGACGGTCAAATCTCAAAAGAAAGAG GAGACGCGCTTAAACTCAGCAGAAAGCGTCCGACTGCATCATGCGACGTGGGAGTCGCTGTGGGGGCGGCCGGGGCACGGCGCGCCGCAGCGGGGCCGCTACGCTCGCAGCAACCTGGCAAGACTGCTCTACGTCACCCCACTCGTCAACAAGTAA